In Candidatus Krumholzibacteriia bacterium, one genomic interval encodes:
- the ltaE gene encoding low-specificity L-threonine aldolase: MIDLRSDTVTLPDEGMLRAMTEAELGDDVLGDDPTVIRLQEKAAEICGKEAALFVPSGSMANLVSLLSHSERGDEYILGDQAHIFRYEAGSPAAVGGLHPHLLPCREDGTLSPEDIEAALRPDESHEPRSRVICLENSHNRCGGRTFGREYLMEVRAIADRQGLLIHLDGARIFNAAAARGSSVKELSAGADSLSFCLSKGLSAPVGSLVCGGIDFIAKCHRMRKQLGGGMRQAGVLAAAGLYALEHRVERLGEDHENARLLAEGLAELPGLSVDPASVETNMVYFRLDKSREAEPFLAAMEERGVRFFMVSPRRFRLVTHFGIESKDIETALRNFAEVLA; encoded by the coding sequence ATGATCGACTTAAGAAGTGATACCGTTACCCTGCCGGACGAGGGCATGTTGCGCGCCATGACCGAAGCCGAACTCGGCGATGATGTTCTCGGCGATGACCCTACGGTGATCCGTCTTCAGGAGAAGGCCGCAGAGATTTGCGGGAAGGAAGCGGCGCTCTTTGTTCCGAGCGGCTCGATGGCGAACCTCGTGAGCCTCTTGTCACATTCCGAACGGGGAGACGAGTACATCCTCGGGGATCAGGCGCACATCTTCCGCTACGAGGCGGGAAGTCCTGCGGCCGTGGGAGGACTGCATCCACACCTCTTGCCCTGTCGGGAGGACGGAACTCTTTCCCCCGAGGACATCGAAGCCGCCCTCCGGCCCGACGAGTCTCATGAACCGAGAAGCCGGGTGATCTGCCTGGAGAACAGCCACAATCGATGCGGAGGAAGGACCTTCGGAAGGGAGTACCTGATGGAAGTCCGCGCGATTGCGGATCGGCAGGGGCTTCTCATTCATCTCGATGGGGCCCGCATCTTCAATGCGGCGGCGGCTCGTGGCAGTTCCGTCAAGGAACTGTCTGCCGGGGCTGATTCCCTGAGCTTTTGTCTTTCCAAGGGACTGTCAGCACCCGTGGGCTCGCTGGTCTGCGGCGGGATTGACTTTATCGCCAAGTGCCACCGCATGCGCAAGCAACTCGGTGGGGGAATGCGACAGGCGGGAGTTCTGGCGGCAGCCGGTCTTTACGCTCTGGAACACCGAGTGGAGCGACTGGGAGAAGACCACGAAAACGCGAGGCTTCTGGCAGAAGGGCTGGCGGAACTGCCGGGCTTGTCCGTGGATCCGGCATCGGTGGAGACGAACATGGTCTATTTCCGTCTTGATAAGAGCCGGGAAGCGGAGCCCTTTCTTGCGGCGATGGAAGAACGGGGAGTTCGTTTTTTCATGGTCAGTCCCCGGCGTTTTCGTCTGGTCACGCACTTCGGCATCGAGTCGAAGGACATTGAAACTGCCTTGAGGAACTTTGCGGAGGTTCTTGCCTAG
- a CDS encoding PLP-dependent aspartate aminotransferase family protein produces the protein MKFDTKCVRAAIHPDPTTGAIIPPLYQSATYVLPGVGESLGFDYTRSSNPTRQILEEQMAEIEGMKYATAFASGMSAVDSVMRLFKSGDHIVSSDDVYGGVSRLFNTILRDFGMEFSYVNSSNPEEVEAAIQPNTKMVWIETPTNPLLQVSDVEAVGKIAHDHGLLFGVDSTFATPYHLRPAEYGADIVMHSTTKYLSGHNLIIGGIILSNDEAIQERMKYLQKSVGAIPSPFDCWLTMEGLKTLSLRMARHSTNAMSVARFLEAHPKVASVTYPGLKSHPRHEVAARQMEGGFSGMITFELTGGIPAGTTLMNSVKLCALAESLGAVETMITHPATMTHAEVPEEERKARGLHDGLVRLSVGIEDVEDILEDLEQALDQVG, from the coding sequence ATGAAGTTTGATACGAAGTGCGTACGCGCGGCCATTCATCCCGACCCGACAACCGGTGCCATCATCCCGCCACTCTACCAGTCGGCGACCTATGTCCTTCCCGGCGTGGGCGAAAGTTTGGGCTTTGACTACACGCGCAGCAGCAATCCGACCCGTCAGATTCTCGAAGAGCAGATGGCAGAAATCGAGGGAATGAAATACGCCACCGCTTTTGCCAGCGGCATGAGTGCCGTGGATTCGGTCATGAGGCTCTTCAAGTCCGGCGACCACATCGTCTCCAGCGATGATGTTTACGGAGGCGTGAGCCGTCTTTTCAACACCATCCTCCGGGACTTCGGCATGGAGTTCAGCTATGTCAATTCCAGCAATCCCGAAGAAGTCGAGGCCGCCATTCAGCCCAATACAAAGATGGTCTGGATCGAGACTCCCACGAACCCGCTTCTTCAGGTCAGCGATGTGGAAGCCGTGGGAAAGATCGCCCACGACCACGGCCTGCTATTCGGTGTGGATTCCACCTTCGCCACGCCCTACCATCTTCGCCCCGCCGAGTACGGTGCGGACATTGTCATGCACTCGACGACGAAGTACCTCTCCGGGCACAATCTCATTATCGGGGGAATCATCCTCAGTAACGACGAGGCCATCCAGGAGCGCATGAAATACCTGCAGAAGTCCGTCGGTGCAATTCCCAGCCCCTTCGACTGCTGGTTGACGATGGAAGGTCTCAAGACCCTCAGCCTTCGCATGGCCCGTCACAGTACGAACGCCATGAGTGTGGCCCGCTTTCTGGAAGCGCATCCCAAGGTTGCTTCCGTCACCTATCCGGGGCTAAAAAGCCATCCTCGCCATGAGGTCGCCGCCCGACAGATGGAAGGCGGATTCAGTGGCATGATCACCTTTGAACTGACCGGCGGCATTCCTGCCGGCACGACCCTCATGAACTCCGTCAAGCTCTGCGCCCTGGCCGAGAGCCTCGGTGCCGTGGAGACCATGATCACCCACCCGGCCACGATGACCCATGCCGAGGTTCCCGAAGAGGAGCGCAAGGCGCGGGGGCTCCACGACGGACTCGTCCGGCTATCTGTGGGAATCGAGGATGTGGAAGACATTCTGGAAGATCTGGAACAGGCTCTCGACCAAGTCGGCTAG
- a CDS encoding pyridoxal-phosphate dependent enzyme, with amino-acid sequence MIYDSILEVVGKTPVLRLNRIGADSGVELFVKCEYLNPGGSVKDRIAVRMVEELEKEGRINAESTLIEPTSGNTGTGLAMTCAVKNLPLCITMPEKMSQEKQVVMEALGARIYRTPTEAAHDDPESLLGVAKRLNEEIENSIIPDQYENMNNPLAHYYGTGAEIWEEFGDSLDLVVIGAGTGGTIAGVAKYLKEKNPKIRIIGIDPEGSVLGGRKEVDVYHVEGIGYDFVPGVLEYENIDGWIYSNDRDSFHMARRLIREEGLLVGGSSGAAVWGLLEAIKQETGAKRALTILPDSIRNYLTKFVSDQWMRENGFLEDDHEV; translated from the coding sequence ATGATCTACGACAGCATTCTCGAAGTGGTAGGCAAGACACCCGTGCTTCGTCTGAACCGCATTGGCGCGGACTCGGGCGTCGAACTTTTCGTCAAGTGTGAATACCTCAATCCCGGTGGCTCCGTGAAGGACCGGATCGCAGTCCGCATGGTCGAGGAACTGGAAAAAGAGGGGCGGATCAACGCCGAAAGCACCCTCATCGAACCGACCAGCGGCAACACGGGTACGGGTCTGGCCATGACATGCGCTGTGAAGAACCTGCCCCTCTGCATCACGATGCCCGAGAAGATGAGTCAGGAGAAACAGGTGGTCATGGAGGCTCTCGGTGCAAGGATCTACCGCACGCCCACCGAGGCCGCCCACGATGATCCCGAAAGTTTGCTCGGAGTGGCCAAGCGACTCAATGAGGAAATCGAGAACTCGATCATTCCCGACCAATACGAAAACATGAACAACCCCCTGGCTCACTACTATGGAACCGGCGCAGAAATCTGGGAGGAGTTCGGGGACAGTCTCGACCTTGTCGTCATTGGTGCAGGAACCGGAGGGACCATCGCCGGCGTTGCGAAGTACCTCAAGGAGAAGAATCCGAAGATCCGGATCATCGGCATCGACCCGGAAGGCTCGGTTCTCGGAGGACGCAAGGAAGTGGATGTCTACCATGTCGAAGGCATCGGTTACGATTTCGTCCCCGGCGTACTCGAGTACGAGAACATCGACGGATGGATCTACTCCAATGACCGCGACAGTTTTCACATGGCAAGACGACTGATTCGCGAGGAAGGTCTTCTTGTGGGTGGCTCTTCGGGAGCCGCCGTCTGGGGCCTGCTCGAAGCGATAAAACAGGAGACAGGCGCGAAACGGGCTCTTACCATACTCCCCGATTCGATTCGAAACTATCTGACGAAGTTTGTCAGCGATCAGTGGATGCGGGAAAACGGTTTTCTGGAGGACGACCATGAAGTTTGA